Genomic window (Methanoculleus thermophilus):
CGACGACGGCAACGAACGCGGGCGGCTCGATCCGGGCGAGCTGCTGCATCGCCTCGGGCTGGTAGGACCCGGCCATGATGAAGAAGGTGCCTGTCGGGTCGACCACCCGCCCGCGGTAGTAGATGTTCTGGTCTCCCTGCCGCTGCTTCTCCGTGAGGGTTCCGACGATGAAGATCCGGTTGCTCCGGATGCCGGTCGGGAGGATGACGTAGGTTGGGCTCTTCTCGTCGTCCCCGTCCTTGAACTGGTAGCGGGTCTCGCGGAGCTCGGATGCAAAGACCCTGCGGGCCGGTTCGCGCTCGAATGCGCTCTGGGGCTTCATGCTGCCTCACCCCCGGCGCGGTTCAAAAGTGCAGCCAGTTCCGCGGGCTCGAACCGCATCGGGGTGCAGGAGTTCACAAGCAGCCTGCCGCCGAACTCGTTCCCCGTGCAGGTGTAATAGCGTCCAAGAACCGCATTTCTGATCCGGTAAAAGATCTCGTCCATGCCGAGCGGGTTCGTCTCGGCGATCCTGATGGCTTCTTCAAGGGTGATCCCCGTGAGGGCCTCGACGATCTCGCGCTGCATCAGGACGTTTCGAGCGCGGATACCGTCGTCCAGGACTCCCTTCAGGCGGAGGTCGTAGCGGAATTCGGGCTGGATCTCGTGGACCGGACAGTAGTTCTGCCGGGAGAGGGTCCGGTTGCACCCCTCGACCGGGCAGCGCTTGATTAAGCCCGAGCCGGGAGCGATATGGACGAGGGCCCCCAGGATCTCGGTCTCGTTTCGTCCGACCTCGATATCGCCTTCGTCGGTGATGTACATCGCGGTGTTTAAGGTGAGGGAGAGCCTGCCGTTGTACTCGTCGACGGTGGCGTAGAAGATGTTGTAGACGGCATCGAGATCAAGTTTCTCTTTGCCTTCTTCCTTCCAGACGACGAACTTGATGGTCCCGGTCTCATCGCCAAGAAGCCCCGTCTGGAGCATCCGGTCGTGGGTGACTTCCCAGTCCTGGACGACCTTGGCCCGCACGCTCCCGACGCCGGGCTTCAGCTCGGCGATGGGTGTGATTGAGGGGAGGAGCGGAGCATCCTTCTCCATCCGGGTGATCGTGGTGCCCGAGTGGATCTTCAGGTTCGGGGCACCTTTGTACTCATCGACGACCGCGGATTCGATCCGGTACCAGTGACCGTACTCCATCGCGGGTGCGTTCGCTCGAGACCAGGTGATGAAACGAATGGCGCCGCTCGAGTCGGCAATGATCCCCGTCTGGGCGATCGAGGGGGATAGCGGCGGGGTCAGGGCAACGATCTTCCCCTCGAGTGTCACCCACTCACCGGGGACGATCTCGTTTATCGGGCGGAGCTCTGAAGAGTTGCTCCCGATACCGGTGACGTTGTGTTCACGGGCGAGATCGGCCGTCACCGTCCGTTCGGCCTCGGCGATGTTGACGCCGAACTCCTCGACGAGGCGGCGGAGGCGTGACTCGATCTTTTGTCGATCGGGGTGTGCGCCTTTTGCTTCAAGTTTCTGGGAGATTCTCTCTGTAACTTCGGAAAGATTCATTCCTTACATCTCCAGTCTGTACTTTCGCCTCCCGGGTGTATTAAGTATCGGTGCGTGGTGTGAAAATGAACGTCACCCCGGTACCATCGCCCTGGAGGTGCCCGCGAGCGGGCGAAAGCGCAAGGTGTGGCGGTCAATCTGAAATACTGCATCATGCGTGCAGCCGGTCTACGGGAAACCCGGGTTGTTATCGAACGATTGGGTTATCCGGGGCACAGGTGGATTGCTATTCCCGGCCAGGGTCTTTAAGCGTGTCACTCAACAGCACGCGGGCGAATTGATGGATCTTTTCGCCCGCTCTTTAACGTATAAATAGGGGCAGGGACAACATCAGCTGCATGGCATTGAATGCGGACAGTACAATCGCGGACCTCCTTCGGGAGAAGCCCGATGCAGCACAGGTTCTCTTCCGGTTCGGAATGGGTTGCCTTGGCTGTGCCATCGCAAACAACGAGACGATCCGGGAGGCTGCCCAGGCGCACGGTGTCCCTCTCGAAGAGATGCTCTCCGCTCTCGGCATCGCCGAGTCGTAAAATTATATTTTTTCCCGGAGGCGCTTGAGTTCAGCGAGAGTGGCCTCGGGATTTCTTCTCACATAGTCTGCGATCTCGGGCTGGTGCAGGAGCGTGCATCGTGTGCACGCCCAGACGTTACCGCCGCTCAAACTCTCGACCCATTCCCCGAGTTCTTCGTCCCTGCAGGGGTAGCACGGACAGTAGCAGTAGTCGCACCGCTGGCCCGCAAAATGACAGGGATAGTAGGGACAGTCCTCTTTTTTCCACTCCACCCAGTGCTCCCCGCCGTAGCGGCTGTAGATGAAGAACGACGGCCCGCTCCGCCGGACCTTCCCCTGCTGCCGCGCGAGAGCCTCGGGAAGACCGTAGAGGACGGCCGCATGGACCCGCCGGCCGACCTCGGTCAGGGTCCCGGCATAGGTATGGGTGATTGCGGCATCGCGCTCGCAGGCGACGACGACCGCATCCGTCGTGGTCCCCGGGAAGTCATGGCCCAGGTTGTGGAGCGCCTGGGCCTTCGCCCCGGTCGCGGTGATGATCGATTCAAGGAGCGTCGCATCCCGCATCCCCTCCTGACTGTAGACGATGATATTGATGGTGTGGGGGGTTTTCGGGTCATCGTTCAGCGTCGGGTTCGTTATCCCGGCGGTGATGAAGACCGTGATGAAGTCGTACTGGAGCACACAGAGGTGGCGCATATCGACGGCGGTCAGGAGACCGAAGAAGTCATTAAAGATACCGTGCCGGGCGGCGAGGAGTTCGAGGTGACGCGACGGATCACCCTCGAAGTTGTGCGGCACAGTGTGGTTTACGATCGTCGTGACGTCGGCCAGCCCCCCGTTGACCCCGGTGCTCGCTGCCCGGAACCGGCCGCGGATAAAAAGAGTATTGTTCTCGAGAAAGTATCTCATGCGACGGTGTAGCGGACGCGGTCTTTTAATTCCTGCTGTTTGCCCGCGTTCCAGCCCGCAACGTCCTGGAGATATCCGGTGACTCTGCTGATCTGGACGACGTCGTGGCTCCCGCACTCCGGGCAGACGGCATGGCCGCAGAGCGGGCAGTAATCAATGCTCTCGACGATCGAGTGGTGGCAGTCACAGTGGTCGAGCGGGCACATGATCTCAAGTGCCGTCTCGCCGCAGTGGGGACATGGCGTCTCGTCCACGACGAAGTGGCATGTGTGGCACTTGTATCGCCGCTCCTTCTCCGGGATTTCTGCGAGGCTATGGTATTTTTCAACTAATTTGAGTTGCTCAGGGCTCCAGTCCATGAGATCAGTATCTGCAGGAGAATATATAGCCCTTTAGATGCGGGGCGGCCCGCATCCGCCTCAGGCCACTCATAGGGTTCGTCATCTCCCCAAAGGGATCAGAACGGAGAGCTCATCACCGGCGGATGCGGGAGAGACGCTCGGCTTCGGCCGCCGGGTCCTCTGCCGCGTAGATGCTCCTCCCCACGATGATCCCGTCGACCAGCCGGGCCACCGCGTCGGGGTCGCCGCCCTGGGCCCCCACGCCAGGGGAGTAGATTGTCTTTTTGCCGATGATCTCGCGGAGCCGGACGATCCGCTCGGGGCGGGTTGCGGGAGCGATGATCCCGTCGGCCCGGACGGCGACGGCAAGTTCCGCGATCCGCTCGGCCACCCCGCCGTGGAAGAACTCGGTCGCCCCGGGGTGACTCATCTCCGCGACGATATAGGCGGCCCCGCCGTGGCTGTGCGCCACCTCGACACAGGTCCGTGCCGCATCGGGCCCCACGAACCCGTGGGCGATCACGGCGTCGAACCCGGCCGAAAAGACCGCTTCGCAGATGAGGCGGTTGGTGTTCGGAATATCCGCGACCTTGAAGTCGGCGATGAGCGGGAGGCCGAGGTCGGCGAGATCCCGAACGATCGAGAGTCCGGTCGCGAGGACGAGGGGGTAGCCGACCTTGATCGCGTCGATATAGGGTGCACAGGACTTCGCGATCGCGCACGCCTCGGTTTTGTCGAGGACGTCGAGGGAGAGGATGAGTTCGGTCATCCTTCCAGCCTCTCGAGGGTTGCGGCCACGAGGAGCGGCAGGGTGATTGTCGCATCCCCATAAACCGTGACCGCGGTCGCCTCTCTGGTGAGTTTGCCCCAGGACCGTGCTTCATCGAGCGTTGCGCCCGAGAGGCCGCCGAGGTCCGGCCGGTCGCCGGTGAGCTGGACCGCGTAGTCAAATCCGCTCTCGGTCATCAGTTTGCTCTGCAGGATGTAGTTCTTCGGGACCCCGCCGCCGACGAGGATTGCGCCTGCCCGCTTGGCCTCAAAGCACCGGTCAAGCAGTCCCGGCATATCGGCGAACGCACTGACAGTGACCTTGTGCGTCTGGGAAAAGAGCCAGTACTGCAGCCCGATCATCGAGTCCTGGATCGCCGGGCAGTAGACCGGCACTCCGGCCTTTGCCGCCTCGGCAAGGATCCCGGTCTTGAGCCGGCTCCCGATCAGTCTAAGGAGGTCGGTGATGGAGATCGTTGAGCCCTCCGGGATGGAAGAGTAGGTCTCCTGCAGAAACTCCTCAAACCTGATGAATGCCTCGTTCGGGAGGAATATATCATAGATCCGGTTGACTCCCTCCTCGCAGAGCTCGGTGTCGGAGACGTCGGCGGTCCCGTGGTAGTGGTGGCAGCCGATCGCCTCGATGACGTCGTGGGTGAGGTTTGCTCCCGTCGAGACCAGGATATCGATATGCCCCCGTCTGATGAGGTCGGCGACGATCCCGCCCATCCCCCCGGGCACCATCGCGCCCGAGAGACCGAAGAACTTCAGTGCTTCGTCGTCGCGAAGCATCCGCTCGTAGATGTTGACCGCCTGCCACAGGGATCCCCCGTTGTAGGCTCCGGCTTTCCCGAGTTCGTTGACAAGTTCCCCGACTGTCATGCCGGGGCGGACCCGCGCCTGTTGTACTGCATCCCCATACTTGAAGGTCATGATACTGTTACACCAGTCTTATGAGATTGTTGGCGGTCATGCACGATAATAGATCGTCTTTCGGAGTCCGGTCCTGGTTCGCGGGGGGAGTTAAAAATAGATAGTTTACGGGAACCCGTGGCACCGGGTTTTCACCGCCAGACAGGGGATGACTGGTTGTTCGACACGGGATGATCCCATTCGTCCTACCGTGTCAGGGTCCGGTCTTCCCGGGCCCTCTAGAGCGGACTTTCGGGCCGGAAACGAAATGAGCATCCAGGGGGCTACTTTCGTCTTCGTTCCGTGCGTACTTGGCTACGAACCCGTACAGCCTGTTTCTGGATCCTGCCTGCCATGGGTGGCACCGTGATCGGCGGACAGGCCAGAGGACGTACATATTCGCCGCAAATAGTCGGCACGGGATCACCAGAGATTAGTTAATTCACAAACGTTATAAATCTTTTTTTGTAAAGTTTGTTTAGTTGACTAACCCCCTCTACCGGTCACCTGCACTCCTGGCCGGCCTGAAGATAGGCCTCCTCCCATGCGGGGATTCCACGCACCAGCGGCCGGGCAAGGTGCCGGCGTGCAGTGGGCGGGACCTCATACCACCCCGGCCGGAGGCTTCGCTCAAGGTGCTCGACCTCGGGCTCCCTGCTCCGGGCCCCACAGATGCGGCACTTGTAACCCTTCCCGGTACCTGCGCTCGTCATTCGTTTTTCACAGGCCGGACAGACCGGCGGGTGGATCCTGACCGCCTCGGCGAGACAGGCGATCCCGAGTTTCTCAAGGTTGATGCTTCCGCCCTTGTAACTCCCGGCCACGGCCACTACATCTCCGGGAACGAGCTGCCGCACAACGTTCCGGAACCCCTTGGTCGGCTCGTAGGCCATGCAGCGGACCTCGCCGCTACTATCGGCAAGGAGGAAGGAGACATGGCCGCCGGGACCGGTCGTCGGATTCCCGGCGACCGTCCCCCGTACCAGGTAGGACCGCCCCTCCCGGAGGGCCCCGATCACCTCCGGGATCAGGTGGGCGTCCGTCCCCTGGTTGGTGGCATAGACCTGCTCGCAGGCCGTCTCCTCCGACCGGATGAACGATCGGGCTTCCCTGACCCATGCCGGGCTCTCCCCGCGGATCCCGAAGAGGACCGGGTCGGGGGTGTGGGGCACGCCGACCACCACGGCATTCTCCCGGTCCACCGTGTCCCAGGTATGGGGGTACGTCCGCTCCTCGGCGTAGAAGAGGCTTTGGCGGTCGACCTTTCGGGGCGTCCCCCACGCCTCCCGTCTCCGATACGCGAGGAGTTCGTAGGTGAGATCGGAAAGATCGCTTGCAATCGCGGCCGTTGCACCGATGAGTCCGCGCCGGTTCTTGTAGCCTCGGTAACGGGCTCCGACCGACTCGAGGACCTCGATCGCCTCCTCAACGGTGCAGTAGTCCCGGAGCGCCGCGTAGTAGAAGTCCGGCGGCGGCCGGACGCGAGAGACCACCACCCCGGGATTGGTCCTTGGGTCGTCGAACTCCGCAAGCGCTTCAACGCAAGCGCAGGTGAGGGCGAAGGCCTCCTCCGGGTCACCATCGACCTCGATGGCGATCGCCGCGTTCCCGCGGGTCTTGTGGATGACGTTCGGATTTAACCGGATCAGCCGGGTGTTGCGGACGCGCATCCCTCTCTCTTTGAGCCGCCGCACGAGAACCGCCCCGATGTAGGTGGTGCACATTCCGGCGGGAGAATCCGTATCGTCGATCCCGATCCACATAACCCTACAATTTATATCATTCTCCGGCTATATCGATTCTTAAGGGTTATGTCGCAGGATCGCCTCCCTCAGATGGTCATCAGCATCATGCTCCTTGCGGGCTTCGACGTCTCGGAGCGATGCAACATTCGTCCACGGAGCTTTGACCTTATCGCGAAGAAAGGCGACACCCTCGTCATCATCAAAGTGGCCCCTCACATCGACAGCGTCACCGCCGATATCGCCTGGGATCTGGACGTGATCGCCACGCACCTCGGGGCGACCCCGCTCATCGTCGGGGAGCGGGCGCGTGATTCCGAACTTGAGCGGGGCGTCATCTACATCCGTTACGGCCTCTATGCCATCAGCCCCGCGACGCTCTACGACTACTTCACGGAAGGTATCGCCCCGATGGTCTATGCCTCCCCCGGCGGCCTCTACGTGAAGATCAATGGCGACCTCCTGCGCGAGGTGCGGGAGCGCTCCCAGATGTCGCTTGGAGACCTCGCCTCCCACCTCGGCGTCTCCCGTCGGACCATCAGCAAGTATGAGAGCGGTATGGGGACGACGCTCGATGTCGCAATACGGCTTGAGGAACTCTTCAGCGCCCCGCTCGTCGAGGCGATCGATCTTGTCGGTTACCGGTCCGCGGAACCCGAGAAACGACAGGAATCCCCGACCGGCGCCGTTCTTTCCGACCTTGAACGCATGGGCATGGAGATCCACGCGATGCGGCAGGCTCCTTTCCAGGCGCTGGCGATATTTGAACGGCACAAGATCCTGACGGCATACGGCACCTCGCAGAAAGTCGTCAAGCGCGCTTCTCTTATCGGGAATATCTCCCAGATCACGGAGACATTTGCGATGTGCGTCGTCACTGATTACAAAAAGCAGAAAAAAATCGGCAGAACTCTCCTTATCGGGGAAGAGCATCTCCGCACCCTCGAAGACGGCTCAGAACTCATAGATATGATTGGTATGCAATAAAATATATATAGAACTACAAACCTACCTTTCTATCGCTTAACAACGGTGATACCTATGTCAAGTCTTGGAGGACAACCAATCCTTATTCTGAAAGAGGGTAGCCAGCGTACCCGCGGCCGTGACGCACAGTCCGGCAACATCGCTGCCGCAAAGGCTGTTGCAAGCGCTGTACGGACGACTCTCGGTCCCAAGGGTATGGACAAGATGCTCGTCGACACCATCGGTGATGTCGTCATCACAAACGACGGTGTGACCATCTTAAAGGAGATGGATATCGAGCACCCCGCCGCGAAGATGATGGTCGAGATCGCCAAGACCCAGGACGACGAGGTCGGCGATGGGACCACGTCTGCCGTGGTGATCGCTGGTGAGCTCCTGAAGCGGGCCGAGGACCTCCTTGACCAGGACGTGCACCCCACGGTCATCGCTCACGGTTACCGGATCGCAGCCGACAAGGCGCAGGATATCCTTAACGAGATCGCCATCGACATCAAGCCCGACGATATTGAGATGCTCAAGAAGCTCGCCGAGACCGCCATGACCGGCAAGGGCGCCGAGGCTGCAAAGGAGAAGCTCACCGAGCTCGTCGTCAAGGCGGTCACGATGGTCGCCGACGCCGACGGCACTGTTGACACCGAGTATGTGAAGGTCGAGAAGAGGGTCGGCGGGTCCATCGAGGACTCCGAGATCGTCGAGGGCATGATCATCGACAAGGAGCGTGTCCACCCCGCGATGCCCCGCATCGTCAAGGACGCAAAGATCCTGCTCCTGAACGCCGCCGTCGAGTTCAAGAAGACCGAGGTCGACGCCGAGATCAGCATCACGAGCCCCGACCAGCTCCAGATGTTCCTCGACGAAGAGGAGCGCATGATCCGGGGTATCGTCGACAAGATCGTTGCCTCCGGTGCAAACGTCCTCTTCTGCCAGAAGGGCATCGACGACATCGCCCAGCACTACCTCGCCAAGGCTGGCATCCTCGCCGTCCGGCGCGTCAAGAAGAGCGACATGGAGAAGCTCGCCCGTGCCACCGGTGCGGCAATCGTCAGCTCCATCGACGCCATCGCCCCCGAGGAACTCGGTAAGGCCGGCACCGTCGAGGAGAAGAAGGTATCCGGCGAAGAGATGATCTTCGTCACCGAGTGCGAGAACCCGAAGGCCGTCTCGATCATCATCCGCGGCGGCACCGAGCACGTCGTCGACGAGCTTGACCGTGCCATTGAGGATGCCCTCCGGGTCGTCAGTGTTGCCGTTGAAGACAAGAAGTTCGTCGCCGGCGGCGGTGCACCCGAGATCGAGCTCTCGCTGCGGCTCCGCGAGTACGCCGCGACCGTCGGCGGCCGTGCCCAGCTCGCCATCGAGGCATTTGCAAACGCGCTCGAGATCATCCCGAGGACGCTTGCCGAGAACGCGGGTCTCGACCCGATCGACATGCTTGTCGCACTCCGCGCATCCCACGAGAAGGGCGGCGCGAACGCGAAGTACATGGGACTTGACGTCTTCAACGCCGCCTCTGGCGACATGCTCAAGGCCGGCGTCGTCGAACCCCTGCGGGTGAAGACTCAGGCAGTCTCGAGCGCTGCCGAGGCCGCCATTATGATCCTCCGGATCGACG
Coding sequences:
- a CDS encoding RPA family protein; this encodes MKPQSAFEREPARRVFASELRETRYQFKDGDDEKSPTYVILPTGIRSNRIFIVGTLTEKQRQGDQNIYYRGRVVDPTGTFFIMAGSYQPEAMQQLARIEPPAFVAVVGKPNLYTTPDGACLVSVRVESIAVVDRETRDLWVLDTARETLDRLDAFGTTEDSRKAQEEYGTQPDHYRKIVYDALTQVQL
- a CDS encoding nucleotide-binding protein, translating into MNLSEVTERISQKLEAKGAHPDRQKIESRLRRLVEEFGVNIAEAERTVTADLAREHNVTGIGSNSSELRPINEIVPGEWVTLEGKIVALTPPLSPSIAQTGIIADSSGAIRFITWSRANAPAMEYGHWYRIESAVVDEYKGAPNLKIHSGTTITRMEKDAPLLPSITPIAELKPGVGSVRAKVVQDWEVTHDRMLQTGLLGDETGTIKFVVWKEEGKEKLDLDAVYNIFYATVDEYNGRLSLTLNTAMYITDEGDIEVGRNETEILGALVHIAPGSGLIKRCPVEGCNRTLSRQNYCPVHEIQPEFRYDLRLKGVLDDGIRARNVLMQREIVEALTGITLEEAIRIAETNPLGMDEIFYRIRNAVLGRYYTCTGNEFGGRLLVNSCTPMRFEPAELAALLNRAGGEAA
- a CDS encoding DUF1858 domain-containing protein: MALNADSTIADLLREKPDAAQVLFRFGMGCLGCAIANNETIREAAQAHGVPLEEMLSALGIAES
- a CDS encoding adenosylcobinamide amidohydrolase; amino-acid sequence: MRYFLENNTLFIRGRFRAASTGVNGGLADVTTIVNHTVPHNFEGDPSRHLELLAARHGIFNDFFGLLTAVDMRHLCVLQYDFITVFITAGITNPTLNDDPKTPHTINIIVYSQEGMRDATLLESIITATGAKAQALHNLGHDFPGTTTDAVVVACERDAAITHTYAGTLTEVGRRVHAAVLYGLPEALARQQGKVRRSGPSFFIYSRYGGEHWVEWKKEDCPYYPCHFAGQRCDYCYCPCYPCRDEELGEWVESLSGGNVWACTRCTLLHQPEIADYVRRNPEATLAELKRLREKI
- the nrdD gene encoding anaerobic ribonucleoside-triphosphate reductase produces the protein MDWSPEQLKLVEKYHSLAEIPEKERRYKCHTCHFVVDETPCPHCGETALEIMCPLDHCDCHHSIVESIDYCPLCGHAVCPECGSHDVVQISRVTGYLQDVAGWNAGKQQELKDRVRYTVA
- the pyrF gene encoding orotidine-5'-phosphate decarboxylase; its protein translation is MTELILSLDVLDKTEACAIAKSCAPYIDAIKVGYPLVLATGLSIVRDLADLGLPLIADFKVADIPNTNRLICEAVFSAGFDAVIAHGFVGPDAARTCVEVAHSHGGAAYIVAEMSHPGATEFFHGGVAERIAELAVAVRADGIIAPATRPERIVRLREIIGKKTIYSPGVGAQGGDPDAVARLVDGIIVGRSIYAAEDPAAEAERLSRIRR
- a CDS encoding deoxyhypusine synthase, whose amino-acid sequence is MTFKYGDAVQQARVRPGMTVGELVNELGKAGAYNGGSLWQAVNIYERMLRDDEALKFFGLSGAMVPGGMGGIVADLIRRGHIDILVSTGANLTHDVIEAIGCHHYHGTADVSDTELCEEGVNRIYDIFLPNEAFIRFEEFLQETYSSIPEGSTISITDLLRLIGSRLKTGILAEAAKAGVPVYCPAIQDSMIGLQYWLFSQTHKVTVSAFADMPGLLDRCFEAKRAGAILVGGGVPKNYILQSKLMTESGFDYAVQLTGDRPDLGGLSGATLDEARSWGKLTREATAVTVYGDATITLPLLVAATLERLEG
- a CDS encoding tRNA(Ile)(2)-agmatinylcytidine synthase, which codes for MWIGIDDTDSPAGMCTTYIGAVLVRRLKERGMRVRNTRLIRLNPNVIHKTRGNAAIAIEVDGDPEEAFALTCACVEALAEFDDPRTNPGVVVSRVRPPPDFYYAALRDYCTVEEAIEVLESVGARYRGYKNRRGLIGATAAIASDLSDLTYELLAYRRREAWGTPRKVDRQSLFYAEERTYPHTWDTVDRENAVVVGVPHTPDPVLFGIRGESPAWVREARSFIRSEETACEQVYATNQGTDAHLIPEVIGALREGRSYLVRGTVAGNPTTGPGGHVSFLLADSSGEVRCMAYEPTKGFRNVVRQLVPGDVVAVAGSYKGGSINLEKLGIACLAEAVRIHPPVCPACEKRMTSAGTGKGYKCRICGARSREPEVEHLERSLRPGWYEVPPTARRHLARPLVRGIPAWEEAYLQAGQECR
- a CDS encoding transcriptional regulator, which gives rise to MSQDRLPQMVISIMLLAGFDVSERCNIRPRSFDLIAKKGDTLVIIKVAPHIDSVTADIAWDLDVIATHLGATPLIVGERARDSELERGVIYIRYGLYAISPATLYDYFTEGIAPMVYASPGGLYVKINGDLLREVRERSQMSLGDLASHLGVSRRTISKYESGMGTTLDVAIRLEELFSAPLVEAIDLVGYRSAEPEKRQESPTGAVLSDLERMGMEIHAMRQAPFQALAIFERHKILTAYGTSQKVVKRASLIGNISQITETFAMCVVTDYKKQKKIGRTLLIGEEHLRTLEDGSELIDMIGMQ
- the thsA gene encoding thermosome subunit alpha encodes the protein MSSLGGQPILILKEGSQRTRGRDAQSGNIAAAKAVASAVRTTLGPKGMDKMLVDTIGDVVITNDGVTILKEMDIEHPAAKMMVEIAKTQDDEVGDGTTSAVVIAGELLKRAEDLLDQDVHPTVIAHGYRIAADKAQDILNEIAIDIKPDDIEMLKKLAETAMTGKGAEAAKEKLTELVVKAVTMVADADGTVDTEYVKVEKRVGGSIEDSEIVEGMIIDKERVHPAMPRIVKDAKILLLNAAVEFKKTEVDAEISITSPDQLQMFLDEEERMIRGIVDKIVASGANVLFCQKGIDDIAQHYLAKAGILAVRRVKKSDMEKLARATGAAIVSSIDAIAPEELGKAGTVEEKKVSGEEMIFVTECENPKAVSIIIRGGTEHVVDELDRAIEDALRVVSVAVEDKKFVAGGGAPEIELSLRLREYAATVGGRAQLAIEAFANALEIIPRTLAENAGLDPIDMLVALRASHEKGGANAKYMGLDVFNAASGDMLKAGVVEPLRVKTQAVSSAAEAAIMILRIDDVIAASKSSAPAPGAEDMGDMGGMGGMPPM